The sequence CTTCGGACCGACGATGTCGTCGCCGTAGGGATTATCGAAGGAGTAAAAACCTCCGTAGAACCGGACCGGAAAGAGGGTGTATTTCTCGGGAAGCAGAATCCCGGCCTCCCCATCAAACCCTTGTAGAGCCCGCTCATACTGTTCGAAGAACTGCGTGGTGGTCGTCCGCTGGAAATTGGTGGTGGTGGTGGTGGTGAAGGGTTGGTAGACGCTGTGATTTCTGGCGTAGAGGGAGCCGTAGGACGTCGATGAGGTGGTCGAGGAGGATGTTGAAGAGCTGGTGCGGGAGGTTTCGTCGACCTTGTTCTCCGTGCTCTCCGGTAGATAGCCGTTTATCCGAAGGTCGAGAAAGGGCGACATCCATTCGATCCCGGCGCCGACTTGATTGTAGTCGTAGTTGCTGACGGCGTGAGTGAAATCGTAGAAGACGTTTGCACCGAAGATCCACGGAAAGTCTCCTCCCATGAAGGATCCCTCACCGTGAAGGGTGCGGATGCCGAGACCGAGAGAGGCGGTGGTCATGATGTCCTCAGTCGTCGCGATGCGCGGAACGAAGAAAGCGATGGTGTGGACGTAGTCCGACCTCGACTGCCAGAAGGGGACGAGGGCATCCATATAGATGTCCGACTGGGATCCGGCAAGGGTGGCCCCGACTCCAACGACGGAGGGAGAAGAAATTTTCAGCATCGGCTCAACGCTATCCACCTGATTGCGATAATCCATTGAGCCCGACTGGGACGAGGCGGAGGCGGCAGGAGCGGTCTCGGTCGGAATTGCATTTGGATCGTAACCGGGAATCTCCAAGGTGAGAGGAAATACGAGGGATTCGTCGGTATTTGGCGGGGTGCGCTGGGCGTCGGCGGTTACCGTCTGTGGACGGCTCGCTGGCGGTTCGGTAGCTGCGGAGGTCGCGGCAGTGGTGGCCGCAGCTTTTGGGGGCGCGGTATCGTTTTTCGCTGCCGGAACGCTTTCCGGAGGCGGGGAGTTTGTCTCGACGATCGGTTGGGTTCCTGGGGTGGTCTCGGGGGAGAGGCTTGCGGCAGATTTTGGCTTGGCGGGCGGCAAGTCGACGGGGAAAAGTTCATCGGCTCCGTAGGGGGCGGGAGTCTCTTCTGCGGGCACGGGAGGTGCGATTCCGTTCACGGTGACGGTCGCTCCTTCCTTCGGCTCGGTTGGGAGGGGGTCAAAGGCTCGGTCGGAGACAAAGCGGTATCCCGTCAACGGGGTGATCTTCTCATCTTCGGCAGTCTCTCCTTGGGAAGGAGTGAGCTGGAAAAGAAGAAGAGGAAGGATGGCCAGAGGAATCAGGCCGAGGAGTCGAAATTTGCCGATCGTTTTCACTCGGAGGTTTGAGAATGCTGAGAAGTTTCAGAGGTTGGACGCGGGAAAACTTTTAGGATTTCGCTGACGGTGGACTGTAAGAGAGTTTGATATCCCTTAAGATAAGAGGCTGGAGCCTCTGGATCCCAGATATTTTTTACCAAAACTTTAGAAATTGGGAAAATTTCGGAGGTGTCGGTGGAGGAGAAGATCAGTTCGCAGATGGAAAGACCCGAGCCGTCACTAAGAAGGATGAATCGAGCGAACGTGATTTCAACCCGCTGGTTGGGCGGGTAAGGCTCTTTCTGTGAGAGGGCCAAAGCCATCTCGCGTTGAAGGGCGCGGGAGAGAGACTCGGCCCAGATGAAGTTCGGCAGGGAGGTGAGGGATCCGTTTTCGTCGGCATACCAGACCGTGCTCTCGTTCATGTAGCTGGGGAGCGAGATGCTGAAGACGGGGGCGGCGTATTCGGTGTCCGGCGAGACCTCATGCGGGAGGATCAAGGTCGCCGGTTTGGCTTGGTCGTTGACCGGCTGTAGATTTGCGCAAGAGCAGAGGAAGAGGACTGCTAAGAGGCTAAGAGAGGATCGAATCATGGTGTTTGTCTTCCGAATATGAGAGCGTTGGGATGGCGTCGAATGAACTCCAGGAGAGACTGGAATGCGAGCGTGGTTTCCTGGATGTCGGAGAGAGTCCGCTCCAGATCGGCAACGGGACCGGTGTAGCTGTCGAACATCGTCGAAAAACTGTTGCTGATCTTGTCGAGAGAAACGGCGGTGAGCGCCATCTGGTTGAGCGTCTTGGCGAGAGGTTCGCCGAGAGTGCCCTCGCCCTTATTCAGGTTCGTGATAAACTCGTTGAGAGAATCGGCGGTGCCGCCGAATTGTTGGGCCGTCTTCTGGATTTCTCCGGAATCGACGAAGTTCTTAATCGAGAGAAGGGTGTCGTTAAGATTTTTCGCGGTGCCGCTGGACTTGAAACTTTCCAAGGTGTCGTTGATGGTCACGATCATCTGGTTGAGATTTTGGCTCATCTCAGGAAAGTTGATCTGGCTGACGTCGTTGACGATCTTCACCATCTGGTCGGTGACATCTGCCAGGAGGGAGGGTACCGAGGGAATGTAGTTGAGGTTCCCGTCGAAGACTTTCGGAGACTCGTTTACGGAGTTCGGCGGTCGGTAGTCGAGGTCGATGTAGAGCTGACCAGTGACCATGCTGCTGTTTTCGAGCTTCGCCGTAAGACCGTTGCGTATAGCCGCTTCGTAGTTCTTCTTTTCGGAGATAGCGACCGAGACTCCGAGTTTGTTCTGGAGGCGGCTGATATCGACCTCGTAAATAACCGGGATGCCGGGGGGAGTCGAGGCGTCGTCGAGGCTCAGGCGGATTTCATCGACTTGACCGATTTCCACTCCGCGGAAACGTACCCGGGAACCTTTGTTCAGGCCGCGAACCGATTCGTTGAAGAAGGAGACGAAGTGGGTTTTCTTCTCGAAAAAGTCGGTGAGTCCGAAGAAAAACAGGCTTCCGACGAAGAGAGAGCCCGAGAGGAAGAGGAAAAGCCCGATGCGGAACTTCAATTTACGTTGGTTCATGTGGCGGATTCTCCTCCAGGCTTACGTCGATTGAGGAAGTCGCGGATTTCCTCGTGGCTTGATGTCATTTTCATCTCTTTAGGATTTCCCACTTCCATTTGACGGCGGGTGCGAGCATCGAGAAAAACGGCACGGTGGGCGAGGGTAAAGATGCTCTCCAATTCGTGGGAGACGATCACCGTGGTCGTATTCAGGCTTTGGTTTAGTTCGAGGATTGTTTCGTCGAGCTGGCGGGAAGTTAGCGGATCGAGACCAGCAGAGGGCTCGTCGAAATAAAGGATGCTGGGATCGAGCGCGAGGGCACGGGCGAGGCCAGCCCGTTTAATCATACCCCCGCTGATTTCGTGTGGAAATTTGTGAAGGGCGCTGCCGAGCTCGACAAGGCCGAGCTTGTAGCCGGCGAGCTCGAGGATGTCCTTCTCAGTCAGTTTTGTGTGGATCCGCAGCGGGAGGGCGACGTTCTCGAGCAGGGTCATGGAGCTGAAGAGGGCTCCTCCTTGATAGAGAACACCGGTATTGCGGAGGATCGACTGCTGCATTTCGTGGTCCTCCTCGGTGAACTCACGATCGCCGTAGTAGATGGAGCCGGAGACAGGAGGAATCAATCCGATCAGCGTTTTGAGCAGTGTGCTCTTGCCGGATCCGCTCCCTCCCATGATGAAGAAAATCTCTCCTTTGCGGATGCCGAGATTGATACCCTCCATGATGGCCTTGCCGGAGTACCCGATCGAGAGGTCCTGGGTAAGGATATCGGCGGTGTCTGGTTCGGTTGTGCTCAAATTCCGTAAATGTTGAAGAGGACGGCGAAGATTGCGTCAGCGACGATGATCAGGACGATGGAAGTGACCACGGAGGAGGTGGCGGCGTTCCCCACTGATTCGGCGCTGGATCCGGCGGCCATGCCGCGGAAGCAACCAGTCATGGCGATGATTCCTCCGAAGACGACGCTTTTGCCGATGCCGCTAAAAAAACTGGTGCCGGTGATGGCGCTGGCCGTCTGAGTCAGGAACTGGATCGCGGAAATATCCATGAACCCGACCGAGACGATCATCCCTCCGAAGATCCCGGAGAGGCCCGCCATAAAGGCGAGAACGGGCATCATGATCGAGAGGGTGGCGAGACGGGGAAGGACAATGAAGTCAAAGGCCGAGATGCCCATGGTCTGCAGAGCGTTGAGCTCGTTATTGGCCTTCATACTTCCGATCTGGGCGGCGAAGGCTGAGCCTGTGCGTCCGGCGAGGATGACCCCCGTCATCATGGCTCCCATCTCCCGGAACATGGCGATGGAAACCAGATCGGCGACGAAAATATCCGCCCCGAATTTCGAAAGTTGGATCGCCCCGACGAAGGCGAGAATCAATCCGGTCAGGAAGCTGATGAGAAAAACGATTCCGATCGAGCGCCCGGTGTTCTCCCAGAGGAGGTTCAACAGGTCGGATTTCTGGTAGACTGCTTTCCCCCGGACGAGTCGACCGAAGCTTTGGGCGGTTTCACCGATAAAGTTCAGAAAATCCCGGAATCCGTTGTAGAATTGGATCCCCTTGTCCCCCAGAATGTGGATAAACGAATCTTTCTCAGGCGGTGTATCCGTAGCCTCGCTCTGGCGGGCGGAGTTGGCCCGGTCGAGCAGGGGGGTGATCGAATCGGGGAATCCCGCTAGCTCGGTCTTCGTACCTTGTTCAGCGAGCGCTTCCTGCGTGCGGCAGAGGCAGAGGATCAGAGAACTATCCCAATGAGTGACGGCCGATCCATCGAGTTCGACGGGAGCTCTTGAATCGGTCAATCCTTCGAGTGATGGGATCGCTGGCGATTCGCCATGAATCGTGAAGGGGCCGGAGTAGAGGATGCGAGATAGCCCGTCGACGGTTTCCGTTCGGATCTCAGCCGCAGGGGGCCGTGAGTCTGGGAGATCGCGGCTCATTGGTGACTAGGTGGTGCTGACAATCATTTTCGCAAACACGGTCATCAAGATCAATGCAGCCGGATAGGCCGTGGCATAGCTGATCACCGGGACCGGCGACTCGGTCTTGGAACTGATCACACCGAGGGCGGGGGTCGAGGTCATGGCCCCACAAGCACCGC is a genomic window of Puniceicoccus vermicola containing:
- a CDS encoding ABC-type transport auxiliary lipoprotein family protein is translated as MIRSSLSLLAVLFLCSCANLQPVNDQAKPATLILPHEVSPDTEYAAPVFSISLPSYMNESTVWYADENGSLTSLPNFIWAESLSRALQREMALALSQKEPYPPNQRVEITFARFILLSDGSGLSICELIFSSTDTSEIFPISKVLVKNIWDPEAPASYLKGYQTLLQSTVSEILKVFPRPTSETSQHSQTSE
- a CDS encoding MlaD family protein, which translates into the protein MNQRKLKFRIGLFLFLSGSLFVGSLFFFGLTDFFEKKTHFVSFFNESVRGLNKGSRVRFRGVEIGQVDEIRLSLDDASTPPGIPVIYEVDISRLQNKLGVSVAISEKKNYEAAIRNGLTAKLENSSMVTGQLYIDLDYRPPNSVNESPKVFDGNLNYIPSVPSLLADVTDQMVKIVNDVSQINFPEMSQNLNQMIVTINDTLESFKSSGTAKNLNDTLLSIKNFVDSGEIQKTAQQFGGTADSLNEFITNLNKGEGTLGEPLAKTLNQMALTAVSLDKISNSFSTMFDSYTGPVADLERTLSDIQETTLAFQSLLEFIRRHPNALIFGRQTP
- a CDS encoding ABC transporter ATP-binding protein, producing the protein MSTTEPDTADILTQDLSIGYSGKAIMEGINLGIRKGEIFFIMGGSGSGKSTLLKTLIGLIPPVSGSIYYGDREFTEEDHEMQQSILRNTGVLYQGGALFSSMTLLENVALPLRIHTKLTEKDILELAGYKLGLVELGSALHKFPHEISGGMIKRAGLARALALDPSILYFDEPSAGLDPLTSRQLDETILELNQSLNTTTVIVSHELESIFTLAHRAVFLDARTRRQMEVGNPKEMKMTSSHEEIRDFLNRRKPGGESAT
- a CDS encoding ABC transporter permease; translated protein: MSRDLPDSRPPAAEIRTETVDGLSRILYSGPFTIHGESPAIPSLEGLTDSRAPVELDGSAVTHWDSSLILCLCRTQEALAEQGTKTELAGFPDSITPLLDRANSARQSEATDTPPEKDSFIHILGDKGIQFYNGFRDFLNFIGETAQSFGRLVRGKAVYQKSDLLNLLWENTGRSIGIVFLISFLTGLILAFVGAIQLSKFGADIFVADLVSIAMFREMGAMMTGVILAGRTGSAFAAQIGSMKANNELNALQTMGISAFDFIVLPRLATLSIMMPVLAFMAGLSGIFGGMIVSVGFMDISAIQFLTQTASAITGTSFFSGIGKSVVFGGIIAMTGCFRGMAAGSSAESVGNAATSSVVTSIVLIIVADAIFAVLFNIYGI